One genomic segment of Desulfomicrobium sp. ZS1 includes these proteins:
- a CDS encoding glycosyltransferase family 4 protein gives MKILYFISEDWYFCSHRLGLAVEAKRAGYEVVLVTQVDLHERQIVDAGVRLINFPFSRRSLSILELIFIVCRLISIYKNERPDIVHHVAVKPSLCGTLAARICGIGKVVNAFAGLGWIFSSSNWIARILKFLAIFAIRLLLSRSQIIVQNQDDKYYVERLGCRSVNLIRGSGIDLDVFPDTPEPTGQVVVILIARMLFDKGVCEYVNAAQILKNRGRSVRFLLVGAPDNQNPASISLYKLNDWNESGVVEWLGHRDDIPKLLAESHIVCLPSYREGLPKSLLEGLATGRPIVTTDVPGCRETVREGVNGFLVPPKDAVALADALEKLVLDAALRKSMGHESRLIAVSEFSSERIVAETLAVYTSLIGTHVA, from the coding sequence TTGAAGATTCTTTATTTCATTAGTGAAGACTGGTATTTTTGTTCTCATCGTTTGGGATTGGCTGTTGAGGCAAAGCGTGCTGGTTATGAAGTTGTACTCGTTACACAGGTTGATTTGCATGAAAGGCAAATTGTTGATGCAGGAGTTCGATTAATAAATTTTCCTTTTTCTAGGCGCAGCTTAAGTATTTTAGAACTAATTTTTATTGTATGTCGACTCATATCTATATATAAGAACGAACGCCCTGATATAGTTCATCATGTTGCGGTAAAGCCTTCGCTATGTGGAACTTTAGCCGCTCGAATTTGTGGGATTGGTAAAGTTGTAAATGCATTTGCTGGCTTAGGTTGGATTTTTAGTTCTTCTAATTGGATTGCTCGGATATTAAAATTTTTGGCGATCTTTGCCATCCGGTTATTACTTTCGCGGTCACAAATTATTGTTCAAAATCAAGATGATAAATATTATGTTGAGCGTCTTGGCTGTCGTTCTGTTAATCTTATCCGTGGCTCGGGAATTGATCTCGACGTTTTTCCAGACACCCCCGAACCGACTGGGCAGGTTGTCGTTATATTAATCGCACGAATGCTCTTCGATAAAGGTGTTTGCGAGTACGTTAATGCTGCTCAAATTTTAAAGAATCGTGGTAGAAGTGTGCGATTTTTGTTGGTTGGCGCTCCAGATAATCAAAACCCAGCGTCTATCTCCCTATATAAACTTAATGACTGGAATGAAAGTGGTGTGGTCGAATGGCTTGGGCATCGTGACGATATTCCAAAACTGTTGGCCGAGAGTCATATTGTTTGTTTGCCTTCTTATCGGGAAGGTTTGCCCAAATCACTTCTCGAAGGCTTGGCCACTGGACGGCCTATAGTTACTACCGATGTTCCTGGATGTCGCGAAACCGTTCGTGAGGGGGTTAATGGGTTTCTAGTTCCTCCCAAGGACGCCGTGGCCTTGGCGGATGCGTTAGAAAAACTTGTTTTGGACGCTGCGTTGCGCAAATCAATGGGGCACGAATCCAGACTTATCGCGGTTTCTGAATTTTCCTCGGAGCGCATCGTTGCGGAAACTCTAGCGGTGTACACTTCGCTGATCGGAACCCACGTCGCCTGA
- a CDS encoding STT3 domain-containing protein translates to MNRPARFALSLAGEFWLALLLVVFTTVAIRLAEVPFWQNQSFLVDGERLMATHDAYTWLAGVKDLGRHANRAFTLLLRGISELGFPPAAVGFWSPILFVPLLALPICLLSRFLRLPEGGLVFGILVTSGLGFLVRTRLGFCDTDVINLLFPISMYCCLVIWLVMLTRVGSSEGAVDSDRWSLALAFGAGVSGGLALYIYPGSASILLPALGMACIVGVFSAKDKGRFYFWAGLLLILGTAFGGWLGMALSVLGVLGCLQRRRPIPPMAQIAMLITLAVVILYLGDLDGIFHKLLRKIYVYTKIATPEMMNNATGMKLPDIAQSVREAQNLDWGQLGPRLGGNWGVFVLGLLGFGFVCWRRPALFVFLPFLALGIASVKLGNRFAMYGTVGIGMGLGLGLSEFMSVLSQSQGRRWIAQLVLACVVLWPSAVFMQEVRPAPVLPKIYAETFLELRAKTPPDSLLWQWWDYGYAGQYYAERATFGDGGRQSGKWLYPLARVHSATSPRQASQLIRYFGQAMLEDGSKYKADVRKALFSGNPVADIQKMKVDQAQTFLSELIVDDTNWPTSVSNYFIVSWENLRLASWISYYGNWDIAAGTSSPGKIQQVRGEVRMDSAAGTLVVGGKSTLLDSMDVVDESGTKHFEWPNGTGMHVVVNQMSRQVFLMDAKIYRSMMVQMLLRPALDFAEEFTLVVDNSPWARAYKVTN, encoded by the coding sequence ATGAACAGACCTGCACGTTTTGCCCTTTCCCTTGCCGGTGAATTCTGGCTGGCTTTGCTACTTGTGGTCTTCACAACTGTAGCCATTCGTCTAGCAGAAGTGCCCTTTTGGCAGAATCAGTCGTTTTTAGTAGACGGTGAGCGCCTCATGGCTACGCATGATGCATATACATGGCTGGCCGGGGTAAAAGATCTCGGTCGGCATGCTAACCGTGCGTTTACTTTGTTATTGAGGGGCATCTCAGAGCTTGGGTTTCCTCCCGCCGCTGTCGGGTTCTGGTCACCGATACTGTTCGTTCCTTTGTTGGCATTGCCAATATGTTTACTGTCCCGTTTTTTGCGGTTGCCTGAAGGGGGCCTCGTTTTTGGGATTTTAGTCACGTCCGGTCTGGGATTCCTGGTACGTACCCGGCTTGGTTTTTGCGATACGGATGTCATAAATTTGTTGTTCCCGATTTCCATGTACTGCTGTCTTGTCATCTGGTTGGTGATGCTCACGCGCGTAGGATCGTCTGAAGGTGCAGTAGATAGCGACAGATGGAGTTTGGCTTTGGCTTTTGGGGCCGGCGTGAGTGGTGGTTTGGCTTTGTATATATATCCTGGCAGCGCAAGCATATTGCTTCCGGCTTTGGGCATGGCCTGTATTGTCGGGGTCTTTTCCGCCAAAGATAAAGGAAGATTCTATTTTTGGGCAGGTTTACTCTTGATACTTGGAACGGCTTTCGGCGGATGGCTCGGGATGGCTCTGTCAGTTCTTGGAGTGCTGGGGTGTTTGCAGCGTCGTAGGCCGATCCCTCCAATGGCTCAGATCGCAATGCTCATCACGCTGGCTGTAGTTATTTTGTATCTGGGTGATCTGGATGGGATATTTCATAAATTGCTGCGCAAGATTTATGTTTATACCAAGATCGCAACCCCGGAAATGATGAATAACGCCACTGGAATGAAACTTCCCGATATCGCTCAGAGCGTGCGTGAAGCCCAAAATCTTGATTGGGGGCAACTCGGGCCGCGTTTGGGGGGTAATTGGGGCGTTTTTGTTCTGGGTTTGTTGGGTTTTGGTTTTGTTTGCTGGCGTCGTCCTGCGCTTTTTGTGTTTTTACCCTTTCTTGCCCTCGGTATTGCCAGTGTTAAGCTTGGCAACAGGTTCGCCATGTACGGCACCGTGGGTATCGGTATGGGGCTAGGCTTGGGGCTGAGTGAATTCATGAGCGTGCTCAGTCAGAGCCAGGGCCGGCGCTGGATCGCGCAGTTGGTTTTGGCATGCGTGGTCTTGTGGCCCTCTGCCGTATTCATGCAGGAGGTGAGGCCCGCGCCGGTGCTGCCCAAGATCTACGCCGAGACATTTCTGGAGTTGCGTGCAAAGACACCGCCCGATTCCCTGCTTTGGCAATGGTGGGACTATGGTTACGCCGGGCAGTACTATGCCGAAAGGGCGACGTTTGGAGATGGTGGCCGGCAGTCGGGGAAGTGGCTCTATCCTCTTGCGCGGGTACACAGCGCGACCTCTCCGCGGCAAGCGAGTCAGCTGATTCGGTATTTCGGGCAAGCCATGCTCGAAGACGGCTCGAAATACAAAGCCGACGTGCGTAAGGCGTTGTTTTCGGGCAATCCCGTCGCTGATATTCAAAAAATGAAAGTGGACCAGGCGCAAACATTTCTGTCCGAATTAATTGTCGATGACACGAATTGGCCCACGAGCGTTTCAAACTATTTCATTGTTTCCTGGGAAAACCTGCGTCTGGCCTCCTGGATAAGCTACTATGGAAACTGGGACATTGCTGCTGGAACCAGTTCTCCCGGAAAGATTCAGCAGGTGCGTGGCGAGGTACGCATGGATTCGGCTGCCGGTACGCTTGTAGTTGGCGGCAAGTCCACACTGCTTGATTCCATGGATGTGGTTGACGAATCCGGGACAAAACATTTTGAATGGCCCAACGGGACGGGGATGCACGTTGTTGTCAATCAGATGTCGCGGCAGGTGTTTCTGATGGATGCCAAGATATACCGGTCCATGATGGTGCAGATGCTCTTGCGCCCAGCCTTGGATTTTGCCGAGGAATTCACTCTGGTTGTGGATAACTCTCCGTGGGCCAGAGCATATAAGGTGACGAATTAG
- a CDS encoding NAD-dependent epimerase/dehydratase family protein: MDQLGTRALVTGASGFIGRALCRDLTDRGWEITAMLRKPQVGPWRQVLEGALNRDEIDPQNLEGVDTIFHVAGKAHTRARNAAENAEYEAVHVHGTRSLLRAARQAGVRACVLLSSVKAMGEGGEDVWDEGTPCSPQNPYGVTKLAAERIVLEEIPLPCSVVLRPALVYGAGSKGNLDLMIRAVRKGFFPAIAFPPNRRSMIHVQDVVQACLLAATHPAACGQVYILTDGEEYSTNEMLAWINEALDIKPGPSVPYALLRAGAALGDMLERLGIQAPLNGDRLSKLSGSARYASAKIHRELGFDPAWDLRRGIYEMAEDLRRQ; this comes from the coding sequence ATGGACCAACTTGGAACTCGCGCCCTGGTCACCGGCGCGTCGGGGTTTATCGGTCGCGCCTTGTGCCGGGATCTGACAGATAGGGGCTGGGAGATCACAGCCATGCTGCGCAAGCCGCAGGTCGGCCCGTGGCGGCAGGTGCTGGAAGGTGCTCTGAACCGGGATGAGATCGATCCTCAAAACCTTGAGGGCGTGGACACGATCTTTCATGTGGCTGGCAAGGCCCATACACGCGCAAGAAACGCCGCCGAGAATGCTGAATATGAAGCCGTGCATGTGCACGGCACGCGTTCACTGCTTCGGGCCGCAAGGCAGGCCGGCGTGCGCGCCTGCGTGTTGCTGAGTTCAGTCAAGGCCATGGGCGAGGGAGGGGAAGATGTCTGGGACGAGGGCACGCCATGTTCCCCGCAGAATCCATACGGTGTCACCAAGCTTGCGGCCGAACGCATCGTGCTTGAAGAGATCCCGTTACCCTGTTCGGTGGTCTTGCGGCCCGCGCTTGTTTACGGCGCCGGGAGCAAGGGTAATCTTGATCTGATGATACGTGCGGTGCGCAAGGGCTTCTTTCCGGCCATCGCTTTCCCCCCCAACAGGCGCTCCATGATTCATGTTCAGGATGTCGTGCAGGCCTGTCTGCTGGCGGCGACGCATCCTGCGGCATGTGGGCAGGTTTACATCCTGACCGATGGCGAGGAGTACTCCACCAATGAGATGCTGGCCTGGATTAACGAGGCCCTGGACATAAAGCCCGGACCGTCCGTTCCCTATGCCCTGCTGCGGGCCGGCGCTGCTCTCGGGGACATGCTGGAGCGCCTTGGGATACAAGCCCCCCTAAACGGTGACAGGCTGAGCAAACTGTCGGGTTCCGCGCGTTATGCCAGCGCCAAAATTCACCGTGAACTGGGCTTCGACCCGGCCTGGGACCTGCGGCGGGGTATTTATGAGATGGCCGAAGATTTGAGGCGACAATGA
- a CDS encoding nucleoside-diphosphate sugar epimerase/dehydratase: MFSLLPVAVALKISFFWMTGLYRGMWRYTGLPDLWKIARAVFMAEAAMIFYVAYAFHFKGYPRSVFILDALLAFVFACGARVLIRSLYEISSKPGEWRNVFLPDNFCVAPSGLRVLVIGADDEGARLAKEILDARDCGLRLAGFVDDDPARIGRRIHGLPVYGPLADLPRIAAMARAREVLVSAGQQGARLRQIMKACEAAQLSIKKLPALADIASGKVSIKSLRDVRYEDLLGREEVRLDEDGIKGYLRDKIVLVTGAGGSIGSELCRQIIRFEPRLMVLFDAGEENLYSIEMELLHQHGFTRYVTVLGQVQDASLVDAVFRTHSPQVVFHAAAYKHVPMLECNPWQAVTNNVVGSRTVMDASARYGAERFVLVSTDKAVRPTNVMGASKRVAELIMHGYSGGSTKFMAVRFGNVLGSSGSVIPLFRAQIERGGPITVTDKEVTRYFMTIPEASQLIVQAGALGRGGEIFILKMGQPVRIADLARDLIVLSGKDPAEIKIKFTGLRPGEKLYEELITEGEGIVETGHEKIMVLAPSTINGLSDEEFHSRMEELIGELESRGAQFRGEEIKMILGRIVPEYCADGNCNSAVCGCGLTAE, from the coding sequence ATGTTCTCCCTTCTGCCCGTAGCAGTGGCCTTGAAGATCAGTTTTTTCTGGATGACCGGTCTCTATCGTGGCATGTGGCGCTACACCGGACTTCCCGACCTCTGGAAGATTGCGCGGGCCGTGTTCATGGCTGAAGCGGCGATGATTTTTTATGTGGCGTATGCATTCCATTTCAAGGGATACCCCCGCTCGGTCTTTATCCTGGATGCGCTTTTGGCGTTTGTTTTCGCCTGTGGAGCGCGGGTGCTTATCCGTTCCCTATACGAGATCAGCTCAAAGCCCGGTGAGTGGCGGAATGTGTTTTTACCGGATAATTTTTGTGTGGCGCCCTCAGGCCTGCGGGTTCTCGTCATCGGCGCGGACGACGAGGGCGCACGACTCGCCAAGGAAATTCTGGATGCTCGTGACTGCGGGTTGCGGTTGGCAGGCTTTGTGGACGATGATCCGGCCCGAATCGGCCGCAGGATTCATGGCTTGCCGGTTTACGGCCCCCTTGCCGACCTTCCGCGCATTGCGGCCATGGCCCGCGCCCGGGAAGTGCTGGTCAGTGCCGGGCAGCAAGGGGCGCGGCTGCGTCAGATCATGAAGGCTTGCGAGGCCGCGCAGCTCAGCATCAAGAAATTGCCCGCCCTGGCGGATATCGCCAGTGGCAAGGTTTCGATCAAGTCCTTGCGCGACGTTCGCTACGAAGACTTGCTTGGCCGTGAAGAGGTGCGTCTCGATGAAGACGGAATCAAGGGCTATCTTCGCGACAAGATCGTGTTGGTGACAGGGGCCGGTGGCTCCATCGGTTCGGAACTCTGCCGTCAGATCATCCGATTTGAGCCTCGCCTGATGGTCCTTTTTGATGCGGGCGAAGAAAATTTGTATTCCATTGAAATGGAATTACTGCATCAACACGGTTTTACACGCTATGTCACGGTGCTGGGGCAGGTGCAGGATGCGTCTTTGGTCGATGCGGTTTTCAGGACGCATTCACCGCAGGTCGTATTCCATGCCGCCGCCTACAAGCATGTGCCCATGCTTGAATGCAATCCCTGGCAGGCCGTGACCAACAACGTCGTCGGCTCCCGCACTGTCATGGACGCTTCGGCCAGGTATGGGGCCGAACGCTTTGTTCTCGTCTCCACCGACAAGGCCGTGCGTCCGACAAATGTCATGGGCGCATCCAAGCGTGTTGCGGAACTCATCATGCACGGATACTCCGGCGGTTCGACCAAGTTCATGGCTGTCCGGTTTGGCAATGTACTTGGTTCGTCAGGTTCGGTTATCCCTCTTTTCAGAGCTCAAATTGAACGCGGCGGGCCGATTACAGTTACCGATAAGGAGGTGACCCGCTATTTCATGACCATCCCGGAGGCGTCGCAGCTCATCGTGCAAGCAGGCGCATTGGGGCGGGGCGGGGAAATCTTCATTCTGAAAATGGGGCAGCCCGTGCGCATTGCCGATCTCGCGCGGGATCTGATTGTCCTTTCGGGCAAGGATCCGGCAGAGATCAAGATCAAGTTCACGGGGCTGCGCCCCGGTGAGAAGCTCTACGAGGAGCTGATCACCGAGGGCGAGGGGATAGTGGAAACCGGACATGAAAAGATCATGGTGCTGGCTCCAAGCACAATTAATGGGCTTTCGGACGAAGAATTCCACTCCCGGATGGAAGAGCTGATCGGCGAATTGGAAAGCAGGGGGGCGCAATTCAGGGGTGAGGAGATCAAAATGATCCTGGGCCGCATTGTCCCTGAATATTGCGCTGACGGAAATTGCAACTCAGCCGTATGCGGCTGCGGACTGACCGCGGAGTAA
- a CDS encoding ABC transporter ATP-binding protein, with product MALCTAGAAYLVQPALDDIFIKKDHTALMFIPLLLIGLFLAKGVGLFIQKFLMSYCGLKVLERLRYELFAKIICLPVDFFGETRVGMLMSRIISDVNLISASLPELIRIIQHTLTMTGLIGLTIYRDPKLAFWACLVFPLAIYPVIFFGKKLRKVGRKYQSKIADISSHLQESFNGLRVVKAFAAEDVEKEKFAQTSNNLVKISVKGAIYNQLSSPMMELIGALGAGLVIWYGGSEVIAGNRTPGEFFSFLAALVMLYDPFKSISQANNTIQQAMAGAERVFEILDSEELREESGGAKIYTPPFSSLSFRNVSFNYPGTQEPALKDINLEISAGERVAFVGQSGAGKTSLVQLIPRFHDCQKGEIRLNDVPLHDYTLPSLRTNIGIVSQDPFLFNLSVRDNIAYGQRELDPEAVQHAAKAAYAHGFILELPQGYDTVVGEKGVKLSGGQKQRLTIARAIMKDPSLLILDEATSALDTESERIVQQALENLMQGRTSLIIAHRLSTILTADKIVVMEGGQIRSVGNHQELLKKCPIYTRLYTLQFQAQPE from the coding sequence TGATGATATTTTCATCAAGAAAGACCACACAGCCCTCATGTTCATACCGCTCCTTCTTATAGGCCTGTTTCTCGCCAAAGGCGTTGGACTTTTCATTCAAAAGTTCCTCATGTCCTATTGCGGGCTCAAGGTGCTTGAGCGATTGCGCTATGAACTCTTCGCTAAAATCATCTGCCTGCCTGTTGATTTTTTTGGAGAAACCCGGGTCGGCATGCTCATGTCGCGTATCATTAGTGACGTGAATCTTATCAGCGCGAGTCTTCCGGAATTGATTCGCATCATTCAGCATACCCTCACCATGACCGGCCTCATCGGTCTGACCATCTACCGAGACCCTAAACTTGCATTCTGGGCCTGCCTGGTCTTTCCGCTCGCAATTTATCCCGTGATTTTTTTCGGTAAGAAACTGCGCAAAGTGGGTCGGAAATATCAATCAAAAATTGCCGATATCTCCTCGCACCTTCAAGAAAGTTTTAACGGCCTGCGCGTGGTGAAGGCTTTCGCCGCTGAAGATGTTGAGAAGGAAAAATTTGCCCAGACCAGCAACAACCTTGTCAAAATCAGCGTCAAAGGCGCAATTTACAACCAACTCTCATCACCGATGATGGAACTCATCGGCGCGCTGGGAGCAGGACTTGTCATCTGGTACGGGGGAAGCGAGGTCATCGCGGGCAACCGCACTCCCGGCGAATTTTTCTCTTTTTTGGCTGCGTTGGTCATGCTCTACGATCCGTTCAAATCCATCAGCCAGGCCAACAACACCATACAGCAGGCCATGGCCGGGGCGGAACGGGTCTTTGAAATCCTGGATTCCGAAGAATTGCGCGAAGAATCAGGCGGTGCAAAAATCTACACCCCGCCTTTTTCGTCCCTGTCCTTCAGGAACGTATCCTTCAATTACCCAGGAACTCAGGAACCGGCTCTCAAGGATATCAATCTTGAAATCAGCGCGGGCGAGCGTGTGGCTTTCGTAGGGCAGAGCGGAGCGGGCAAGACGTCTCTCGTTCAGCTCATCCCACGCTTCCACGACTGCCAGAAGGGCGAAATTCGCCTTAACGACGTTCCCTTGCATGACTATACCCTGCCCAGCCTGCGCACGAACATCGGCATCGTCTCCCAGGATCCGTTCCTCTTCAATCTGTCGGTGCGGGACAACATCGCCTACGGACAAAGAGAGCTGGACCCGGAAGCCGTGCAGCACGCCGCCAAGGCTGCCTATGCCCATGGCTTCATCCTCGAACTGCCGCAAGGCTATGACACGGTGGTGGGTGAAAAAGGGGTGAAACTTTCCGGAGGGCAAAAACAGCGCCTGACCATTGCACGGGCCATCATGAAGGACCCGTCGCTCCTCATACTCGATGAAGCCACTTCCGCCCTGGACACCGAATCCGAGCGCATCGTTCAGCAGGCCCTGGAGAATCTCATGCAAGGCAGAACCAGCCTGATCATCGCGCACAGACTGTCGACGATCCTCACGGCCGACAAGATCGTCGTCATGGAGGGGGGACAGATCAGGTCCGTCGGCAATCATCAGGAACTGCTGAAAAAGTGCCCGATCTACACGCGGCTCTACACGCTTCAGTTTCAGGCGCAGCCGGAATAA